From the genome of Clostridium sp. BNL1100, one region includes:
- a CDS encoding BtpA/SgcQ family protein — protein sequence MKGLEFKEKALVIGMVHCLALPGTPDFCGEMKKITDQAVKDAIALEKAGMDAIIIENMGDNVFGVNLDIEQSCALAAISAVVAQNVNIPIGIDAAMNDYKTALSIAKAIGADFVRIPVFVDTVEFFGGVIQPCAREAMKFRKNLSAENVKILADIQVKHTHMVLTHVSIEDSARAAEACGADAIIVTGTHIGVETPIDIIKRVKKVTNIPVIAGSGVKTGNIKEQLSIADGAIVGSSLKEGGNIKNPISLELCTELINALNV from the coding sequence ATGAAGGGATTAGAATTTAAAGAAAAAGCTCTAGTAATAGGAATGGTACATTGTCTCGCACTGCCCGGAACACCTGACTTTTGCGGTGAAATGAAAAAAATAACCGACCAGGCTGTAAAGGATGCAATAGCACTTGAAAAGGCAGGAATGGATGCCATTATAATTGAAAATATGGGTGACAATGTGTTCGGAGTAAATCTTGACATTGAACAGTCATGTGCTCTTGCAGCTATAAGTGCTGTCGTTGCTCAAAATGTCAATATTCCTATCGGTATTGATGCGGCAATGAATGATTACAAAACCGCATTATCTATAGCAAAGGCAATAGGAGCTGATTTCGTCAGAATTCCTGTGTTTGTGGATACAGTAGAATTTTTCGGAGGAGTTATACAGCCTTGTGCCAGAGAAGCCATGAAATTCAGAAAGAATCTTAGCGCTGAAAATGTGAAAATTCTTGCAGATATTCAGGTTAAGCACACACACATGGTACTTACACATGTAAGCATTGAGGATTCTGCAAGAGCTGCGGAAGCATGCGGAGCGGATGCAATTATTGTAACAGGTACTCACATTGGGGTTGAGACTCCAATAGATATCATAAAGAGGGTAAAGAAAGTAACCAATATACCCGTAATTGCAGGAAGCGGCGTTAAAACAGGCAATATAAAAGAGCAACTTAGCATTGCAGACGGTGCCATAGTCGGTTCCAGCCTGAAAGAGGGCGGAAATATAAAAAACCCTATTTCGTTGGAACTTTGCACAGAGTTAATTAATGCATTGAATGTATAA
- a CDS encoding nucleoside phosphorylase — protein sequence METLYSKTREEDIAKYVLFSGDPWRVETVASQLEDVRHIAFAREFNTYTGYYKGVRITVTSTGIGAPSAAIAMEEMYQCGMEVAVRMGTTMGLKDDLLGKLIIPTGSMREEATSKTYVPVSYPAVADIDLINCMNKSTLNNNREYVNGLSCTMDGFYSQMRDSRLSEKMQRDMSETFTALKKYNISAVDMESSCMLVLANLMGIKACIVTMTTVLENLKDFLKGDARKQSEIDLCKIAMDGLVIYDKEVASK from the coding sequence ATGGAGACTTTATACTCAAAAACACGGGAAGAAGATATAGCAAAATACGTTCTCTTTTCAGGAGATCCCTGGAGAGTTGAGACAGTTGCAAGCCAGTTGGAAGATGTGAGGCATATAGCATTTGCAAGAGAATTTAACACCTATACAGGCTATTACAAAGGTGTTCGGATTACGGTAACATCAACGGGAATAGGTGCGCCATCGGCTGCAATTGCAATGGAGGAAATGTACCAGTGCGGTATGGAAGTAGCGGTACGCATGGGAACTACAATGGGCTTAAAGGATGATTTGCTTGGCAAGTTGATTATACCTACAGGTTCAATGAGAGAGGAAGCTACCAGCAAAACTTATGTGCCGGTATCTTATCCTGCGGTAGCAGATATTGATTTAATTAATTGTATGAATAAAAGTACTTTGAATAACAACAGAGAATATGTAAACGGATTATCCTGCACAATGGACGGTTTCTACAGTCAGATGAGAGATTCACGTCTTTCAGAAAAAATGCAAAGGGATATGAGTGAAACCTTTACTGCTCTCAAGAAATACAATATTTCCGCTGTGGATATGGAATCAAGCTGTATGCTGGTCCTCGCAAATCTGATGGGAATAAAGGCATGCATTGTTACAATGACAACTGTTCTTGAAAACCTGAAGGATTTTCTGAAAGGAGATGCAAGAAAACAATCAGAAATTGATTTGTGCAAAATCGCAATGGATGGACTTGTTATATATGATAAGGAGGTGGCTTCTAAATGA
- a CDS encoding PfkB family carbohydrate kinase, translating to MKYDVVINGYVSLDRIIKTTTPLRYGYTSLVENSDNARIQYGGCSTNIAYLLAKLNMKALPVIRVGEDDYRETGFYDHLQNVGVCMDAVEIVPNETTSNCYLIADSENNHVTIFYPGAMDKKYAKGMNPEFFRQSQIGVMTVGSYEDNLEFYKQCMAEKVPLVFGMKCDFDAFPEKFFKEVLSSSSIIFCNEGEQGEIQRVFELNDIRELFDKTAAQIIVTTLGKKGSIYYQKTENGILSHRITAAEFGRVVDTTGSGDAFMAGFLYGYLKGRSIKDCCSLGSVLSSFIIEKVGCTTNAPSEQEFLERFDKFIKEEV from the coding sequence ATGAAATATGATGTTGTAATAAACGGATATGTCAGTTTGGACAGAATTATAAAAACAACAACTCCTTTAAGATACGGATATACTTCACTGGTAGAAAACAGTGATAATGCAAGGATTCAGTACGGAGGCTGTTCCACTAATATTGCTTATCTTTTGGCAAAGCTTAATATGAAGGCTCTTCCTGTTATCAGAGTAGGCGAAGATGACTACAGGGAGACAGGATTCTATGATCATCTCCAAAATGTTGGCGTATGCATGGATGCGGTCGAGATAGTTCCTAACGAAACAACTTCAAATTGCTACCTTATTGCAGATTCGGAAAATAACCATGTTACGATTTTTTATCCCGGAGCTATGGACAAAAAGTATGCAAAAGGAATGAATCCGGAGTTTTTCAGACAGTCACAGATTGGTGTTATGACTGTTGGATCATATGAAGATAATCTTGAATTTTACAAACAGTGTATGGCTGAAAAAGTTCCTCTGGTTTTTGGAATGAAATGTGATTTTGACGCTTTCCCTGAAAAATTCTTTAAAGAGGTTCTCTCCTCCAGCAGCATAATATTCTGCAATGAAGGTGAACAGGGAGAGATACAAAGGGTTTTCGAACTCAATGATATCAGGGAGTTGTTTGATAAGACAGCAGCACAGATTATAGTAACAACCTTGGGCAAGAAGGGGAGCATTTATTACCAAAAGACAGAAAACGGAATCTTATCCCATAGGATAACAGCAGCAGAGTTTGGAAGGGTAGTGGATACCACCGGTTCTGGAGATGCGTTTATGGCGGGCTTCCTGTACGGTTATCTCAAAGGCAGAAGCATAAAGGACTGTTGCAGCCTTGGCAGTGTACTTTCATCCTTTATCATTGAAAAGGTTGGGTGTACCACTAATGCTCCTTCTGAACAGGAATTCCTTGAGAGATTCGATAAATTTATAAAAGAGGAAGTGTGA
- a CDS encoding isochorismatase family cysteine hydrolase encodes MNNTALIIVDMVKDFTDPQGLVFYPQNLEILPRIKKVLDECRKHNMLVIFLRHSNRKDKFDKNLINMRPNCIEGTGGDEIDPMLTVDPVKDYVIKKRRYSGFFGTDLDMVLRENKIQNVIIVGTKTNCCIRATVTDAYYLDYTPIVVSDCVATNDETVNQVHLTDIKKYLGKVVTSQELFNLLDKGEMV; translated from the coding sequence TTGAATAATACAGCACTCATTATAGTAGACATGGTAAAGGATTTTACTGACCCCCAAGGGTTGGTGTTCTACCCTCAAAACCTTGAAATATTACCAAGAATAAAAAAGGTTCTTGATGAATGCAGGAAACATAATATGCTTGTTATCTTTCTGAGGCACAGCAACAGGAAGGATAAATTCGATAAAAATCTGATTAACATGCGTCCTAACTGTATCGAAGGCACCGGGGGAGATGAAATAGATCCAATGCTAACGGTTGATCCTGTGAAGGATTATGTAATTAAAAAAAGACGCTACAGCGGTTTTTTTGGTACTGACCTTGACATGGTACTAAGAGAAAATAAGATACAAAATGTCATAATTGTTGGTACTAAAACAAATTGCTGTATCCGAGCAACAGTAACAGATGCTTATTACCTGGATTATACTCCTATAGTGGTATCAGATTGTGTAGCAACCAATGACGAGACGGTTAATCAGGTTCACTTGACAGACATAAAAAAATATTTAGGCAAAGTAGTGACTTCACAGGAGCTTTTTAATCTCCTGGATAAAGGGGAGATGGTCTGA
- a CDS encoding ABC transporter permease, translating into MSLLNNILYDMIYHSAPLILAVLGGLFAHKANVLNIGLEGMMLMGAFSSTLFVLITGNLWLGVLISVLCTLVLGLIFSFFGITMKSNFIITGFGINIFVAALSSFVLKYMEMANINVSSIVNTAGLKISIPVIKDIPVLNSLLSGHTAITYLSIILIAVVTVIMYNTKFGVYVRVVGENEEAAKSVGINSAAIKYIAVLIGAALCGLAGANLAVERMALFTNNMTAGRGFIAIAAIYCGQAKPIKSAMYAILFGLAKSLAINLALFAGPVSGLFEIVPYLMIVIVLFAVSAIEKRRTNIRGFKLE; encoded by the coding sequence ATGAGCTTATTGAATAACATTTTGTATGACATGATCTATCATAGTGCTCCGTTGATTCTTGCCGTACTGGGTGGATTATTTGCACACAAGGCAAACGTCCTTAATATTGGACTTGAAGGTATGATGCTTATGGGTGCTTTCAGTAGTACACTGTTTGTTCTGATTACGGGGAACTTGTGGTTAGGAGTTTTAATAAGTGTTTTATGTACACTTGTTTTGGGGCTAATTTTTTCGTTCTTTGGAATCACAATGAAAAGTAACTTTATTATTACAGGTTTCGGTATAAATATTTTTGTTGCAGCCTTAAGTTCATTTGTTCTTAAGTACATGGAAATGGCTAATATCAATGTCAGTTCTATTGTTAACACGGCAGGCTTAAAAATAAGTATACCCGTTATAAAGGATATACCCGTACTAAATTCACTTTTAAGCGGACACACAGCTATTACCTATTTAAGTATTATACTCATTGCTGTTGTCACCGTAATTATGTATAACACGAAATTCGGTGTTTACGTAAGGGTAGTTGGTGAGAATGAAGAAGCTGCAAAATCTGTTGGTATCAACAGTGCTGCAATAAAGTATATTGCCGTACTTATAGGAGCTGCTCTCTGCGGTTTGGCAGGTGCCAACCTGGCGGTTGAAAGAATGGCCCTGTTTACCAACAATATGACAGCAGGAAGAGGTTTTATCGCCATAGCAGCAATATATTGCGGACAAGCCAAGCCGATTAAGTCTGCTATGTACGCAATTCTTTTCGGACTTGCAAAGTCATTGGCCATAAACCTTGCTTTATTTGCAGGCCCGGTATCAGGCCTGTTTGAAATAGTACCATACCTGATGATTGTTATAGTACTGTTTGCGGTATCGGCTATTGAGAAACGACGTACTAATATAAGGGGGTTTAAGCTTGAATAA
- a CDS encoding ABC transporter permease, producing the protein MKKNNTLLKNIFNVLFPVISALILGGIIIAAIGENPFLTYSVMIKKSLFSLDGLLKTLHFAAPLILTGLAIAITFKANIFNMGVEGQAVLGAFFAGVVGFTVKGLPPVLHITLCVLTGVVVGMLFALIPALLKAYFNVNEMVVTLMLNYVVVEIVKFLSQGVFKDPASGYVSTYPIAESAMFKKIFGSNLTVFFFIALIVFGIMYIVFNKSKLGYEVKAIGKNPEFSEATGMNVSKKIIIIMLISGAISGLAGAGFLMSEKYRFTLDFSGSPGLGWDGMLIALLGSHNPVGILVAAVFYAALKTGSDYIGVFTNVPKDIVGVIQGILILLLSVKFFNEQFHLFEKVKLLWKKSSSTDFNK; encoded by the coding sequence ATGAAGAAAAATAATACACTTTTAAAAAATATATTTAATGTTTTATTTCCGGTAATCAGTGCCCTTATATTAGGAGGGATTATAATTGCGGCAATTGGTGAAAATCCATTTTTGACCTATTCCGTAATGATTAAAAAATCTCTCTTTAGCCTGGACGGACTTTTGAAGACCTTGCACTTTGCAGCTCCTTTAATATTAACCGGTCTTGCAATTGCAATAACCTTCAAGGCAAATATCTTTAATATGGGTGTTGAAGGTCAGGCGGTGTTGGGTGCGTTTTTTGCCGGAGTAGTAGGCTTTACCGTAAAGGGACTACCACCTGTACTTCATATTACGTTATGTGTACTAACAGGTGTTGTTGTGGGAATGCTTTTTGCACTTATTCCTGCTCTGCTCAAGGCATACTTTAATGTAAATGAGATGGTTGTAACACTCATGCTCAACTATGTGGTTGTTGAAATAGTAAAGTTTCTTTCTCAGGGCGTTTTCAAAGACCCGGCATCAGGATATGTTTCAACCTATCCAATAGCGGAAAGTGCTATGTTTAAAAAAATATTCGGCTCTAATCTTACCGTATTCTTTTTTATAGCACTTATAGTTTTTGGAATTATGTATATAGTTTTCAATAAATCAAAACTTGGATATGAAGTAAAAGCTATCGGTAAAAACCCTGAGTTTTCGGAAGCCACTGGTATGAATGTTAGCAAGAAGATTATTATCATTATGCTTATAAGTGGTGCCATTAGCGGATTGGCAGGTGCCGGATTCCTCATGAGCGAGAAGTACCGATTTACTCTTGATTTTTCCGGAAGTCCGGGATTAGGCTGGGACGGTATGTTGATTGCACTTCTTGGCAGCCATAATCCTGTAGGTATTCTGGTGGCAGCTGTATTCTATGCAGCTTTGAAAACCGGAAGCGACTATATCGGCGTATTTACCAATGTTCCAAAGGATATTGTAGGTGTTATTCAGGGTATTTTGATACTGCTACTATCTGTAAAGTTCTTTAATGAACAGTTTCATTTGTTTGAGAAAGTTAAATTATTATGGAAGAAGTCTTCAAGTACAGACTTTAATAAATAG
- a CDS encoding ABC transporter ATP-binding protein — protein sequence MYAIEAVNLTKKYGDFVANDNINLSIGKGEITAIVGENGAGKTTLMNMFFGLQRPSSGELLVNGKKVSFGSSLDAINCGLGMVHQHFKLVPSLTVFENILLGVEKNKKINLSQKIKIKTPIINKNFEKKEVQKIIEDYKFELKADDIVENISIGAKQRVEILKMLYRNVDILIFDEPTAVLTPQEVDELLLSFKELKKQGKTIILITHKLREVMEVSDKVIVIKRGKVVGSKATKDTSSAEIAKMMVGREVILNVSKEEKDVSGNKVAYSVSHLSTRDNFGKKVIEDISFEIKEGEILGVAGVEGNGQSELVRVLSGLMESMEGSVRLYEKDITNKWPSSLRSAGIGIVPEDRYAQGLCKDMTIFENIIAGYHGNKKVCRNGILLKNEIENTSNKLIEKYDIRVAEKNGNVSQLSGGNAQKIIVAREFDSDPKVLIVSQPTRGVDIGSIEFIHNKILELRSENKAILLVSSELSEIMNLSDRIIVMYKGRIVGEVEGKKADSTEIGLLMAGLSLE from the coding sequence ATGTATGCAATAGAAGCTGTTAATTTAACAAAAAAATATGGCGATTTTGTTGCTAACGATAATATAAACCTTTCCATTGGCAAAGGCGAAATAACCGCAATAGTTGGAGAAAACGGGGCTGGAAAAACAACTCTCATGAATATGTTTTTCGGACTTCAGCGTCCTTCAAGCGGGGAACTTTTAGTTAATGGAAAAAAGGTTTCATTTGGTTCTTCATTAGATGCCATTAATTGTGGCCTGGGTATGGTGCATCAGCATTTTAAGCTGGTGCCCAGCCTGACTGTTTTTGAAAATATATTACTTGGAGTAGAAAAAAACAAAAAGATAAATTTGTCTCAAAAAATTAAGATAAAGACTCCCATTATAAACAAAAACTTTGAGAAAAAAGAAGTTCAGAAGATAATTGAGGATTACAAGTTTGAGCTTAAAGCAGACGATATTGTTGAGAACATTTCCATAGGAGCAAAACAGCGTGTGGAGATTTTAAAAATGCTTTACCGTAATGTAGATATTCTTATATTTGACGAACCTACTGCGGTTCTTACTCCTCAGGAAGTGGATGAGCTTCTACTAAGCTTCAAGGAACTTAAAAAGCAGGGAAAGACAATCATACTAATTACCCATAAACTCCGTGAAGTAATGGAAGTCAGCGACAAGGTTATAGTTATAAAACGAGGCAAGGTTGTGGGAAGTAAAGCAACAAAAGACACAAGCTCGGCTGAAATAGCCAAAATGATGGTTGGACGTGAAGTAATACTGAATGTAAGTAAGGAAGAAAAGGATGTAAGTGGAAATAAGGTGGCCTACTCCGTAAGCCATTTATCTACCCGGGATAACTTTGGAAAGAAAGTTATTGAGGATATTAGTTTTGAAATAAAAGAAGGTGAAATTTTAGGAGTTGCAGGGGTAGAAGGAAACGGACAGAGTGAGCTGGTACGAGTTCTTTCAGGATTGATGGAATCAATGGAAGGTTCGGTTCGATTATATGAAAAAGATATAACAAATAAATGGCCAAGTAGCCTGCGTTCAGCGGGTATCGGAATAGTTCCCGAAGATAGATATGCTCAGGGACTGTGCAAGGATATGACAATTTTTGAGAATATTATAGCCGGGTACCACGGTAATAAAAAGGTATGCAGAAATGGAATCCTTCTTAAAAACGAAATTGAAAATACCAGCAACAAGCTTATAGAAAAATATGATATTAGAGTAGCTGAAAAGAACGGAAATGTATCACAGCTGTCCGGGGGAAATGCCCAGAAGATAATTGTAGCAAGAGAGTTTGACTCGGATCCAAAGGTACTCATAGTAAGCCAGCCTACCCGCGGTGTTGATATAGGCTCAATAGAATTTATCCATAATAAGATTCTTGAACTGAGAAGTGAAAACAAGGCCATTTTGCTTGTCTCCAGCGAACTCAGCGAGATAATGAACCTGAGCGACAGGATAATAGTTATGTACAAAGGGCGTATTGTAGGGGAAGTTGAAGGTAAAAAGGCCGACAGCACTGAAATTGGACTGCTAATGGCGGGACTATCCTTAGAATAA
- a CDS encoding BMP family ABC transporter substrate-binding protein, translating to MKKITKKLSFLLALIMLVSMVFTGCSDSKTGDSSASSTNASNSSSGTVDLGPGIALITSAAGPNDKGYNQSAIAGLEKAKNDLGINYKVVETTDIPGSLTQLAGAGYKLIFSLEYNFDALIKGVGGSKPIAEQYPDTTFVIFNDNPNVNDDGSVKHKNVVSVLFDVHEASFMAGALATLVNENASKLFNSADYSFTSGDAGRKVGFLGGSKSNGITVFGYGFAEGINYVAKELGVNYTFYSDYNAGFSDSAAGATKANTYYSDGANIVYAVAGAVGDGVDAKAKEVKKLSIEVDANKDANQPGNILTSVLKNTEVPVYEIAKNFKDNAMDKVNGKVMSYNLASGATGITDLSVIESKITADGKAKWDEIKGQLKTISEKIASGEIKVTNAQAGEKFDKTKLANLKMPND from the coding sequence ATGAAAAAAATTACAAAAAAACTGTCTTTTCTGCTCGCACTGATTATGCTGGTATCAATGGTTTTTACAGGCTGTTCTGATTCCAAAACTGGTGATTCCTCTGCCAGTAGTACAAATGCTTCAAATTCAAGTTCCGGTACTGTCGATTTAGGCCCTGGAATAGCGCTGATTACTTCTGCTGCAGGCCCTAACGACAAGGGATATAACCAGTCGGCAATTGCAGGTCTTGAAAAAGCAAAAAATGATTTGGGAATAAATTATAAGGTTGTTGAAACTACTGATATACCAGGCAGCTTGACACAATTAGCAGGTGCTGGCTACAAGCTGATTTTCAGCCTTGAATACAACTTTGACGCTTTAATAAAGGGAGTTGGAGGAAGCAAGCCAATTGCCGAACAATATCCGGACACTACATTTGTAATATTCAACGACAATCCAAACGTAAATGATGACGGAAGCGTAAAACATAAAAACGTTGTTTCAGTTCTCTTTGATGTTCACGAAGCATCCTTTATGGCAGGTGCATTAGCTACATTAGTAAACGAAAATGCTTCAAAGCTGTTTAATAGCGCAGATTATTCATTTACTTCAGGTGATGCAGGAAGAAAAGTCGGCTTCCTCGGAGGATCAAAATCAAACGGTATCACAGTATTCGGATATGGTTTTGCAGAAGGTATCAACTACGTAGCTAAAGAACTTGGCGTAAATTATACCTTCTACAGTGATTATAATGCAGGTTTCAGTGATTCAGCAGCAGGTGCAACAAAAGCTAACACATACTATTCCGATGGTGCAAACATAGTATATGCAGTTGCAGGTGCTGTAGGTGATGGAGTAGACGCAAAAGCTAAAGAAGTTAAAAAGCTTTCAATAGAAGTTGACGCAAACAAGGACGCAAACCAACCCGGAAATATACTTACAAGTGTTTTAAAGAACACAGAAGTACCTGTATATGAAATAGCAAAGAACTTTAAGGATAATGCTATGGATAAGGTTAACGGAAAAGTTATGAGCTACAATCTTGCTTCCGGTGCTACAGGAATCACTGATTTAAGTGTTATCGAGTCAAAGATTACTGCTGACGGAAAAGCAAAGTGGGATGAAATCAAGGGTCAGCTCAAGACTATCTCTGAAAAGATAGCAAGTGGAGAAATCAAGGTTACAAATGCTCAGGCAGGAGAAAAATTTGATAAAACTAAGCTTGCAAATTTAAAAATGCCAAACGACTAA
- a CDS encoding GntR family transcriptional regulator encodes MSGMVPKYYLVKQKIVEMINNEEIGPDGLIPSERELMGIFGLSRITVKKAIDDLVNEGYLYRIQGKGTFVKKDTLDQDLISITSCTQDILKLGMTPSKRLLKSEVIEADKVMLKKLQLSQGDKVYKIKRVYYANNEPVNLTTAYLPCKLFPLIDTYDFGVDSIYKVLETKYGTKITKATRTIEAVLAVDEVARELQVKEGDPVLLFKAITYGMVNGREIPIESFKSFYRSDKFKFYINQIHE; translated from the coding sequence GTGAGCGGAATGGTACCTAAATACTATTTGGTGAAACAAAAAATAGTAGAAATGATTAATAATGAGGAAATCGGCCCCGATGGCCTTATACCAAGTGAAAGAGAACTGATGGGTATCTTTGGACTGAGCAGGATAACTGTTAAAAAGGCAATAGATGATCTTGTGAACGAGGGATATCTGTATCGTATTCAGGGTAAGGGAACTTTTGTTAAAAAAGATACTCTGGATCAGGATTTGATTTCAATAACCAGTTGTACTCAAGATATCTTAAAATTGGGGATGACCCCTTCTAAGAGACTTCTCAAGTCGGAGGTTATTGAGGCTGACAAAGTTATGCTCAAGAAATTACAGCTTAGTCAGGGGGACAAGGTATATAAAATTAAGCGTGTATATTATGCAAACAATGAACCTGTTAACTTGACAACTGCGTATTTACCATGCAAGTTATTTCCCTTAATAGACACCTATGATTTCGGAGTTGATTCCATTTACAAAGTACTTGAAACAAAATACGGTACTAAAATTACAAAAGCAACAAGAACCATTGAGGCAGTATTGGCGGTTGATGAGGTAGCCAGAGAGCTTCAGGTAAAAGAGGGAGATCCTGTACTTTTGTTTAAGGCTATAACGTATGGAATGGTAAATGGGAGAGAGATACCTATAGAATCTTTTAAAAGCTTCTACAGGTCGGACAAGTTCAAATTTTATATTAACCAGATACATGAATAA
- a CDS encoding LysM peptidoglycan-binding domain-containing protein: MRITKSISLALLSFALLLCTTIPSAASGVPTDKYTYTLSGQVGTQSETIEFENTDGAQTYNVILVQANAEIKFTPKEKMSAAVRAYDPDGYYSGNLMWTIDGSEEAVTEIEANKTATATLVKNFWGLKNPYYVFSFGDGNDTTKIVYKISDSAATPTPSPEPAPKPTPTPKPTPSPSTPTTPKPAPSTSTVTPKPAPTTVNATYKVQQGDSLATIALNNYGSYKYHTKIYNANKALIKKNNNRLVVGMTLVLPKDGLLPALKVGSGDKVYTVKAGDTLSKISAKFYGDSSKYKKIYEANKARIKNPNMIYEGQKIVITK; this comes from the coding sequence ATGAGGATTACAAAAAGCATTTCTTTAGCATTGTTGTCATTTGCCTTATTACTATGCACAACAATCCCGTCAGCAGCTTCAGGAGTTCCTACAGACAAATATACCTATACATTGTCCGGTCAAGTCGGAACACAGTCAGAAACAATTGAATTTGAAAACACCGACGGAGCACAAACGTATAATGTTATTCTAGTTCAAGCCAACGCTGAAATTAAGTTTACACCTAAAGAAAAAATGTCTGCAGCAGTAAGAGCATATGATCCTGATGGTTACTATTCAGGAAATTTAATGTGGACAATAGATGGCTCTGAGGAAGCTGTAACTGAAATCGAGGCAAATAAAACAGCTACTGCTACTCTTGTTAAAAATTTTTGGGGGCTAAAAAACCCTTACTACGTATTCAGTTTTGGTGACGGTAATGATACTACTAAAATTGTTTATAAGATTTCTGACAGCGCAGCTACTCCTACACCATCACCAGAACCTGCACCAAAACCAACACCAACACCGAAGCCTACTCCTTCTCCATCTACACCAACAACACCGAAGCCTGCTCCTTCTACATCTACAGTAACACCAAAGCCTGCTCCTACTACTGTAAATGCTACATACAAGGTGCAACAGGGAGATTCATTGGCAACCATCGCATTAAACAATTATGGAAGCTATAAATATCATACAAAAATATACAATGCAAACAAAGCACTTATAAAGAAAAACAACAACCGTTTAGTTGTTGGTATGACGCTCGTTTTACCAAAAGATGGATTATTGCCTGCACTCAAAGTCGGAAGCGGAGATAAAGTTTATACCGTAAAAGCAGGAGATACACTCAGTAAGATTTCAGCTAAGTTTTACGGTGACTCAAGCAAATATAAGAAGATATACGAGGCAAACAAAGCTAGAATTAAAAATCCAAACATGATTTATGAAGGACAGAAAATCGTAATAACTAAATAA
- a CDS encoding ABC transporter permease gives MLNSILLAISITLMYSTPLVFGAMGGVISERAGVINLGIEGMMTIGAFTGATVGYYTSNPWLGFLSAGLAGGMLALLHAVAAVSFKANQTVSGIAMNFLGLGLSLFLSRLFFQGATMTKPVTEKIPKIFGKINSKEHPVLSLLNMDTTVIIAFILMLTIWFVLYRTKWGLRIQSVGEHPAAADSLGISVSTIRYLCVILSGVFSGFGGAAMTLAVVSLYSAIAISGQGFIALAAVIFGKWTPQGAYGACLVFGLSQALVVLLGGDKVRIPSQILSMLPYITTIIVLVLFVGRSVMPKADGMPYEKGTR, from the coding sequence GTGTTAAATAGCATATTGCTGGCAATAAGTATAACCCTGATGTATTCAACACCGCTGGTCTTCGGCGCCATGGGCGGAGTTATCTCCGAACGTGCAGGTGTTATTAATCTTGGCATAGAGGGAATGATGACCATAGGTGCATTTACAGGTGCTACTGTCGGTTATTATACATCTAATCCCTGGCTCGGATTTTTATCAGCCGGTTTAGCAGGGGGCATGCTTGCCCTGTTGCATGCTGTTGCGGCCGTATCGTTTAAAGCAAATCAGACGGTATCAGGTATTGCCATGAACTTTCTCGGACTGGGTCTTTCACTGTTTCTTTCAAGGCTTTTCTTCCAAGGAGCAACCATGACTAAGCCCGTAACTGAAAAGATACCAAAAATATTTGGTAAAATAAATTCAAAGGAACATCCGGTACTTTCACTACTCAACATGGATACAACTGTAATAATAGCATTTATACTTATGCTGACGATCTGGTTCGTATTGTACAGGACAAAGTGGGGACTCAGGATACAGTCTGTAGGTGAGCATCCCGCTGCTGCAGATTCGCTGGGCATAAGCGTTTCAACAATAAGATACTTATGCGTTATCCTTTCAGGTGTATTTTCCGGATTCGGAGGTGCGGCTATGACACTTGCCGTGGTGTCACTTTACTCCGCTATAGCCATATCCGGTCAGGGCTTTATTGCACTTGCAGCGGTAATATTCGGAAAATGGACACCGCAAGGAGCATATGGTGCATGTCTGGTCTTCGGACTATCACAGGCACTTGTGGTACTACTGGGCGGAGACAAGGTCCGGATACCGTCCCAGATCTTATCCATGCTACCCTATATTACAACCATTATTGTACTTGTTTTGTTTGTGGGACGCTCGGTAATGCCGAAAGCGGACGGAATGCCTTATGAAAAAGGAACCAGGTGA